A part of Flavobacteriales bacterium genomic DNA contains:
- a CDS encoding GxxExxY protein → MINEKYEHSELTGRIIGCAMEVHKQLGNGFQEVVYQRALSIEMNMQGLPHQREMEMPLSYKGHDIGTRRVDFFVDDTIMLEIKAIKELEDVHLAQAINYLEAYDMQIGLLINFGNTRLQFKRVMKPAPKTS, encoded by the coding sequence ATGATAAATGAGAAGTATGAACATAGCGAGTTGACGGGCAGGATCATTGGTTGCGCCATGGAAGTGCACAAGCAGTTGGGCAATGGTTTTCAGGAAGTGGTGTATCAGCGCGCACTGTCCATCGAAATGAACATGCAAGGATTGCCCCACCAACGCGAAATGGAAATGCCATTGAGCTACAAAGGTCACGACATCGGTACCCGCAGGGTCGATTTCTTTGTGGATGACACCATCATGCTTGAGATAAAGGCCATTAAAGAATTGGAGGATGTACACCTGGCACAGGCCATCAACTACCTCGAAGCATACGATATGCAGATAGGGTTGCTGATCAACTTCGGCAATACCCGCCTGCAATTTAAACGCGTTATGAAACCAGCACCGAAAACATCCT